Genomic segment of Panicum virgatum strain AP13 chromosome 2K, P.virgatum_v5, whole genome shotgun sequence:
AGGAGCAACATCAGGTTCAGCTCTAGAACAACCTGGTGATATCAAATGGAGATTCGGTGCAGATGTGTAAGTTTTCAATTCTACATCCCTGACCAACACTGGGACAAATGAATGTTCTTATCCTTCCTTTGGCTCGGGCAGATCAGAAATGCGCTCTGTGCCAGTCAGGCAGTCACAACAAGAAAAGGTCCCCCACCTCATGGTAAACTGCCCCTATTTGATGGCTGTCTGAGCAGGCTGTTTGGCTATCTGATGTACGATTGGGATGCTATTGCTCTAGCGCTTGCAATCAGAGAAATTGTTTATATTTTGAGAAAACAAGTAAAGCGTTTCTGCTACAACATGTGTTTGAAGATGTTAACTGCATTAGAACATCTCACATTTTAgtgtaattttcttttgtttctaaTCTCACACTCCACTATGATTTTCTTTATTGTTATGCGCACCAAATAGTCTAGTCAGATTGAAACCTGCTTGGTAGTCGGGACTGGACACTCTACAAGGCTTGGCATCAAACATCAAAACAGCAATCTATACAGTTGCAACATCTGAAAGCTAATTTTATACGAGTGACATTGCGAGCATAGGATGAGCAGCAGTAAATAATACCGTGAATTCATGATACCCCGGCAGATTAACAACATTTGCAGTGAGAAGAGTAAAGATCCCGCATCAAGTTAAAAATTAGGATAGCAGCATGAACTTAAAATAGTACCATAATCTCAAAAGGATTCAACATTCTCCACATCAATGGTAACATCGACTGAGCCATGATTGAAATAAACTTGATATAACAGAAACATAAGTCCTCTAGACTAGATAACGCCTGAAAAGACGCTCATGTGTTGGTTGCCCTGGTGTATATCTGCTGGCTGGAATGAACAGAGACCATCCTTATAAGCCCCCTTGCCATCAGGTCCTTGATGGCCCTCCGCGCCAAGGATCCATTGATCTGTGGGTCAAAAGAAACAAGATTTGCCTTAGTCACACAATGGTTTAAGGAGATCAATGGACTGCAACTTATACATCACAAGTTGCTATATGGATAGCCTGACAAAGTCACAAGGTAGCAAATAGATGGATGGTAAACCAAATACAGTCTCAATTGAGACATTTGCAAAACACAAAGGGAACAACTATTGGGGCATGATCATCTACAGTATGCAAAATAGTAATTACAACTGCTATGCACAGTCCTAAGAGCATCCTTACTAATGGTAAAAGACATGCACATAAGAAAATAACATGAACAAGGTTTGTTCTGGCAATGGAAATGAGGAAACAAATGGCAAATGCAGAATCATGCATGCCCATGACTCATTTATCCAAAACATCTGCAGTAAGTGGTTACCAAAATTCTATTTCCAAGTGACAAGCTACAAAGGTCGTCACTGCTCCAAACAAACCAGTTAAACATCAAGTTGTGCATCCCACGCCCAAATCAGCTTGATTGGATTGTTTTAATATAAATTGCATTAAAACTGTTTCTAATTCATCACACAATGTCTATGCAAAACATAGAGACTGGAAACCAACGCTGCAAGTCTGAACTTATCTACGCCAAACATAGAGTAGAAAAACTGCGCTGAAAGCCTAATTGTTACCAATTCACATGAAACGTAGATTAGAAACCGACACTGCAAGTCTACATGATGCTACAGTATGTACTTATGTACCACTAGCTATTTACCGTCCACTCAAAATCATACAAACTATCATTTGGGGAATCATACTGGCATCCATTCACCTAAACCATATATGCCATAACTACCACATCGAGGTATATATTCTGTATCATAAGGAGGACAAGTACAGCACTCAAGGTAAGAAGAGATCGACAGATCCATCCATATGACGGCGATGTAATATTACCCTGAGGCGCTCGGAGAGGACGGACGGGGTGATCTGCTTGTACTTGGGCACCTCGGAGAGCAGCTTGTCGTAGGTGGCCTGGTCGAAGAGCACCGCGTTGTTGACCTTCTCCTTCTGCTTCCCCTTGCtccacttcttcttcttctgcttccCTCCTCCGGACTTGGCCGGcttggacgacggcggcggggccttGTCCTTCTTCGGGGCCTGCCAGAACAGACGAGACGGTCAGCAACAGCCGAGCAGGCCGTGCGGGTGGGTGGAGCGGAGAGGAGCGAGAAgtaccatggcggcggcggcggcgcgaggcaggCGAGGAGAGCGACGAAGAggaggggtgcggcggcggggagtcGAGGCGGGTGGGGATGAGCGGCAGGTATATGGGTTGGAGGCTAGGGTTTTCGGCCGTGATGCGTCCTCTCCACCGTCCGATGCGATCGGACGGGTGGGACTCCGCTTTGGGACTGGATATCCTCAACAACACCCTCAAAGGTGAGAATAATTACTAAAGAACCCCTGTAACCGCTTGGACCGCGCGCATGCGTATGCAGAAATATCCTCACACTATATGTATATTACTACACTATACCCCTAAAAAGGACTGCATATCGAAATGTGAATATCTTTCAGAGGGCTAATATGCAAAAGTAGCACTGCCTGGGCCCTGTTTAAAGAGGGGGAGACTCCTCCAGAGGCAGTTCACAGCAACTCATTTCTTTCTTCGGGAGAGAGCAAAGGCCAAGGGGCGAAGCGGAAGAGCGAGGCAGCGGGTGACGTCACCATCCTCCAGGGTTTCCCgatcggcggcgatggcggccaggacggcggcgaggttcgTGCAGCGCAGGCTCCTGTCCTCCGGCGGCAAGGTCCTcagcgaggaggagaaggcCGCCGAGAACGTCTACATCAAGGTCCAGAtttctcccctccctccctccctccctccctccctccctcccccactCTAGTGCGGTACTGCGGCCTTCGGTTTCTGATCGGGGACGCGATTCCTGCAAGAGGCGTGTGTGTATGCGACTGGTGATGCGATCTGAGGACTCGGCGTCTAGTTCCGCAAGTGTTGGAAATGGCTCGTGGTGCGGTCTCTGCGCGAGCCGCGTGCTTCTGATGACCTCCGCGCGTGTCGGGACTTGGGGATTTTTTTTCTAGGGTTTGCTTGTTGTAGTTTAGTTCCAGGAAAAGGAGTGCACTGGTGACTGGGGTTATGTTTTGGTGCAAACGGTTGCTAGTTCCTGACCTTGGAATAGTTACCTGTGGCCCTGTTGCAGTAGAGCGTCGATATATGTGGTTAAATTGTTGATTACCTACCCTTGCCATGCCTTTGTTCTTGTTAGTAGTTTTGGTTCAGATGCATGGTACTTGATTATGTGATGTCTGAAATTGTGGATTGTTTAGCTTTTGGAACTTGTTCATGTGCAATTGTTGCCTGCAATGATCCACCCTGCTTTTGCTTGAGATTGTGGAAGCATGATGTTCATATGAGCTTGTTTACATTCCTTTATGTTAAGGCCTTAAGGTCCTTAATTTTTCTAGCTATGAAATCATACATGTTATAGTGTTGTAGTTTTTCCATCAGCTATGTTTATTTGCTCCATCTTTTACTGCTGTTAGGGAACACCACTATTTATATGTGTAATTTCCTGTTATGTTTTTGTGTGCCTGATCAGTTTCCTGCGGTTTGAAAACTAATATTAAAATGGATGCTTATTTGTATTGTATCGGGTGGATAAATAAATTGTGATGGTGTGATCTGCATAAGCATGTTTTCTGGAATCATGGATGTGAACATTGTGAATGTAGCGGGTTTTCACTTATAAGCCTTAAACCATTAAAATTATACTAATGCTTAGATGATTATACTGCTTGTAATATTTGAGTTCTGATGCACCCTGCCTACCTGTCTGTGTGAGCTTTGTGCTCATGATGACACCCGCAAGTGTTGCGACTTGGGCGCTTAATCTAGGTTGCCTTGTTATACTGATCAATGTGGTTATGTGATGGTGTATACTGTATACTGCTATTTATTGGTGACATGGATAGAGTCCTGCCCCAACTTGAACTTATAggagctttggataggagcgcttggagactagctatcaatgtgcctgaaccttgaacttatttctttcgggtttcatctctagcctaccccaacttgcttgggaaaaaaaggctatgttgttgttgttgttgtatggaTAGAGTCCTGCACCCCTGATCAAGTGACACATCGATTTATGGTGGCTGTCTACCTGTCCATAGTAGTAGGTCCTGTTGGTGCGCATTTGTTTGAgatgtatgcttattgtgtttTCAGGATCCTAGCTTAGATTGTGGGTTGCTTTTGCTTCTGGAACTTTGAAGGTCACTCTGTTAGTCATTGTTTCTGGAATCATGAATCTAGATACTTTCCTTACTTTATATCTGGAGTATTTCACCTAATTTCCTCTGCAGTCTTAGGCCCAGGTGGCATTTATCACACCTAGTTGCCTAGCTTCATAATAATTCTGCAAAGCTTCCACATAATTTCCTTTGGATATGTTGTAGTATAGCAGGTTTTCACTATTAAGTCTTAAGCTGCAGGAGTTATACTCTGCATTGCTACTGCTTAGACAACTGCAGTGCTTATTATATTAGTATTTTGATGCCATCTGTTGGTAGGAGCCCATTACTCATTTGAGCTCTGCTAATGTTTtctttaggatttttttttagGTTGTCTCCATATAGTGTAGTTTGAGGAGGCAAGAGTATACTGGTCAACTGGTGAATGAGATCATGTCATTGGCTGTATACATGTTGTTTGTTAGTGACATTGAGATAGCATTTTTCATCCCTGGTCAAGTAATACACTGTTTAGTCAAAGTAATACACCATTTTTCATCCATTGCTTTCTGTTTGCGGGCGCACATGTCTTTGAGATGCATTCTTATTTATTTTTGCAATCATGACTGCAATAGTGGGTTGTTCTTTTGCTTCTGGAACTTTGAAGGCCACGGATTTTGTAAGGTCCTGTTATATTGTTTCGTGATTGACTCATGGAAAAGCATATACATTATTTTCTTCTGAGTTTTGTTCCATCACGGTATTAACAATCAAGATGTTTGTGTATTGTGGCAATTTGTTGGTATATTACTGCACTGTTGATGCTTGTGATTTGCTTCTGATTATACAATTCATTGCCTGACTCTTTGCAAAACTTCTCTCTCACTCTATGAACTTATTTTCTGTTATATCATGGGAGCTTATAATTTTGTTCTGAGTTCTTTGATTCTATCTAGAGTTTAAGTTAGTTTAATCTCCTACTTTTTGCTTATGTAGAGGAATAGAAGTAGTGATGAGTCCATAATTAGGTGATACAATTAGAGTGTTCCATAAGCTTGAGAATTTCTAGTATGCATGTGAAATTTGTTTATTTGTATACCTGACCTGTAGATAGAAATTATCATCGAAGATGACTGCAGAACTGCAGTGAAATACTTGTGCATTAAACTCAATCCAGATAGGCTTGTGTTACATAATGAATTAAAGAATTGAATGCTTCACTGTCTTTAACTGTAGAGTGTTTATACGCTGCAGTGCAACAAAAACCTTGAATTTGACATGGCATGTTAATTGCTCAAGTGGTGTCTGGATATGCTTTTTCATTGCCTCTATGTACCTTTTTTTCGTGTTTATTTCTGACTCTTAATACTATTATTGTCTTGATGCTATGATAATAACACCCAGTAAATTGTGTTGTCACTGCAGAAAATGGAACAAGACAAGCTGGAGAAGCTCGCACGCAAGGTATGAAACACACATTCTCTCTAAGCATTAAATTGGGCAGCATTCCTTTCTTGCACCATCATAACCTTATATTTtgttgatgtattttatggGTAATGATGAATTCTTTTATATGGAATTATGAATGTATGAATTCTTTTACTTGGAATCATGAATGCTTCACTAGTATATATGTCTCTGGCTATGTTTGTTCTGCCATGCTAAGTAGGAATGCTGTATATGTTTTGGTGCTGGAGGTTAGGAACTCATGATGAAACTGTTTGTCGCTCTTACACAAGATGTAACATGATTTCAGGGTCCCAGCTCAGGAGAGCAAGCTTCATCAACCACAGGCTCTGCAGCAAGTGACGTGAAGGCCACGGGCGGGCCAACAGAGTCAGCATCTGCAGGTGTGTCGACTGACAAGAACAGGAACTACGCTGTCTTGGCAGGCACAATTGCTGCCCTGGGTGGCCTGGGTTGGTATTTCTTGTCAAAGCCTAAGAAGTCGGAGGAGGTTGTGGACTGAAGAGGGTTTGTGAATGGGATCTGCGGACAGTCTGCCTCATCAGTTTCACCCTGGTTTACTTTCTGCGCATAGACCTGCACCTTCTTCGTGGAAATAATTGTTGAAATGTACTCTGCACTACTTGTTCTGAGGTGGCATCATCGAACTTTGAAGTATGCACTGGAGACGCTCTGtagttttctcccttgtcaactCGCAATGTTGTATGATGATCAGCTACATCGTTGCTGAAGAGGTTTTTGGGTACTGCTGTTTTTGAATCTATGGAACCTGTTGGCTCTAGTCTATAATCAGCAGTTCAGCACATACCTGTTGGCTCGAATCTATGGAACCGTTTCTGTGATACTGAATGAGAATTGACATAACACATGCGTTGCCATTTGCCTCAGTTTTGCCAGAATGATCATATCTTTGAATGCCATTTCTGTAAGAATGCAATGGTTATTTATACTTAAACTAGGATTTCTGTATTGGGATACGGTAATTGAAGTCGTGTACTGTGCATAGTTCGCGTACTGCAAATCTGGAAGAGCAGTCACAACATAAAACATAAGACAATAGGAGCAAGCTCTTTAACATAAAACATAAGACAATATGAGAAAGCTCTTTAACGTGGAAATTAAATGGAGTTGTCTAGATGACTAGGGCACAGATAAACTAACGACAGCCATGAAACAAACCATAGTAGCTTGCTTCAGACTAGTATGCTGCTAACACTACACATAGCAGCATATACAGAAGTTACCATTTTAATCAAAAAACTTGCCTGCCAAAACTGATGATGCTTCGTGCGTACATGCCACCAAACCAACATCGAAAACACGTGAATCATTTCTAGGAGCAATGAACTGGGCCTGAGGCACATATGCTCTTCAGCTACTTATGTGAGCCAATTAAAAGCCTCAGCTATCAGGAATATAAGTCTTCAATTTAAGAATCTCTACCATTTTGATGATATGTAGCCCTCTTTCGTTTTATCTCTTTTGAAACTCGATAATTATTAATTTCTTAGAAAAGGTTTGGAAATACCTTTTTATGGATGGTTGAACTAAATCCTAAGCCTGCCCAGTGAAAAACTTCTAAAGGAATGAAAAGACCCTAAGGATCAGTGATAGTTCAAATGAAGGCCTAAGCATGAAACAGGCTAGACTCATTCTCTTCTTTGATAGGAACAGTACATTCATCTCTGATCCAAACCTGATCTTGTTCCAAATGTACACGCTTGGCTAAACTGGCTCATACAGATTTCTATATATAACTCCAAACAGGCCAAACGAACATTATATACATTTAGAGGAGAGCACACGGAACATATCACTCCGAGAGACATGCCTAAGATGCTACAATTAAAAACCTTCTGACAATTCTGTGTGAAATCACGATGTTTGCTCCTTATTTCTTTGCCAGATTTTCGTGGACAAAGAAGCCACAAGAAGCAGGAGGTTCCTTGATCATCCAGCATTTTGTAATCCTTGCATGCATACTGTTACCGAACTTTTTCCTCTTTCACAGGGTTAAACCTGGTAGCACAATTTCCCTGTGGCCACTTTCCTGTATCAATCAAAGCGAAGACCCAAAATTTATTTGCACGTTATGTTTTCCTGTAAGTGGCAAGCAAAATGTAAAGAGAAATGTGCATGAGGGGGGCAACGAAATGAaataggagcagtgccaggTAGCACACTGTACAGGGCATAAATGCGAGATGATAGCTAGTCTTATTCAAGCATGTGGATGGATGATTGGATAAGATCAGTATTTATTATGATGATGCAAGACAGCGGTACAAATGCAATTATGCGTAGGTTGTTGGAATGTGCTATTGAAACTGCACATTGTCCTTTTCCAGGATGTTCTCAAACCACACGAGCTCAAGAATGGCACTGGGGTTTCATCGCCACTGATGCGACATTGACTTTGAAGTGAGGCGGACAGTGAGATGGCAATTCCTCAAAAATTTCCTTTACCAAACTACTTGCAGTAAATTTTTCCCATCCTCCTCATATGTGCCAGACCGCCAGTCTATAAATTTGCCACCTTGATCTTCCTTCTCATCACAACCAACTCAAAGCACTTACTAGTGAGCAACTGCAGTGCACAGAGTGAGAGATGGCAACATCAATAGAGATCATGAACCCCCGCATTGAGGTTCTTGAGACTGCAGTCACCTCGGTATTCCAGCCAGGGAAGCTTGCGGTCGAGGTGATTGCAGTGGATCATGACACAAATCCGACACCACCAATCCCGATCTTGATTGCTTCTCCCAAGGATGCAGGAACATACCCTGTCGCCATGCTCCTGCATGGTTTCTGCCTCCAGAACCATTTCTATGAAGAAGTTCTCAAACATATTGCCTCTTTTGGCTTCATCATGGTTGCACGCCAGGTTAACTATTACTGCCTTCTAATGCATTTCACATGTATGTATAGTCCACATTGATTCAGAAATATACAAACTGCAACGGTTACAGCAAGAAACCAGCCTAGATCACAACTACCAAATTTACAATGAGAGTTCATGTACAGACATGTTTCAGGTTCAATTGGTTCCTCCCATGTCTGTTGGCTGACATAAATCATGCAACTCTGTAATTCTATTGGCAGTATCATATCAGCATACTGGCCAAAGGTGACACTGAGGACATAGCTGCAGCAGCAAAAGTGACAGATTGGCTCACTAAAGGGTTACCGTCCGTCCTGCCCAAAGGCGTCGAGCCGAACCTTTCCAAGATCGCTTTGGCCGGCCACAGCCGAGGTGGCCAACTGGCCACACAGCGTTCTCTCTCGTCCTGGGGCATGACAAGACCAATCTCAAGTTCTCTGCTCTCATTGGTCTCGACCCTGTCGCCGGCACAGGTAAATATTCACAAATCTCACCCAAGATCCTCACCTACGAGCCGTCCTCTTTTGACATAACTATGCCGGTCTTGGTCATCGGCACCGGGCTGGGAGAGGCGAAGAAGAACATACTATTGTTAATTGCTATGGATCGACTAGATACTAATGGACCACAAGTAGATGCTTGAATTAAGATATAGGCATATCTTTTTTAGATGGAGAACCCATCTAAATGTGTAGATGGATTAGTGTTGCTCTTCCTAGTGTTGATAGTGGTGGAgatgatcatatatatatatatatatatatatatgagag
This window contains:
- the LOC120671518 gene encoding uncharacterized protein At2g27730, mitochondrial-like, with product MAARTAARFVQRRLLSSGGKVLSEEEKAAENVYIKKMEQDKLEKLARKGPSSGEQASSTTGSAASDVKATGGPTESASAGVSTDKNRNYAVLAGTIAALGGLGWYFLSKPKKSEEVVD
- the LOC120671506 gene encoding 40S ribosomal protein S25-2 — translated: MAPKKDKAPPPSSKPAKSGGGKQKKKKWSKGKQKEKVNNAVLFDQATYDKLLSEVPKYKQITPSVLSERLRINGSLARRAIKDLMARGLIRMVSVHSSQQIYTRATNT